From the genome of Gracilinanus agilis isolate LMUSP501 chromosome 2, AgileGrace, whole genome shotgun sequence, one region includes:
- the FOXS1 gene encoding forkhead box protein S1: MQPDCPTPRGPGSGQSQDPGPSRPGELAKPPYSYIALITMAIQSSPGQRATLSAIYHYIMGRFAFYRDNRPGWQNSIRHNLSLNECFVKVPRDDRRPGKGSYWTLDPDSYNMFENGSFLRRRRRFTRKRGSEPEPETQRKAKSRARAGPGRGGYRAAGMPDPHSDAQEQRGASSQARTTTGPCLAPSLELPEPQGLCHPNPETPPNESLFGGLADALPTTPAGLYISTSEPLALPASQMLMDLKEPPEPARSPGQRVDPRELPPSSSSSSSSSASPCPAFSLPPGFPAPQGPQPSPARFPESEAYGKAGLPIFGNFGGTEALGGSYQCRVQALSFCMDERGCGPALDHLLTPAPASPATPTQSAPFQSPLPLRGNQKEPWTGGPFPLQGGGSYQLGLPHCLYRTPGMFFFE; the protein is encoded by the coding sequence atgcagcCTGACTGTCCCACGCCACGGGGGCCCGGGAGCGGCCAGAGCCAGGACCCAGGTCCCAGCCGGCCAGGGGAGCTGGCCAAGCCCCCGTACAGCTACATCGCCCTCATCACCATGGCCATCCAGAGCTCCCCAGGCCAGAGGGCCACTCTCAGTGCCATCTACCACTACATCATGGGCCGCTTTGCCTTCTACCGAGACAACCGGCCTGGCTGGCAGAACAGCATCCGACACAACCTGTCCCTCAATGAGTGCTTCGTCAAGGTGCCCCGAGATGACCGCAGACCCGGCAAGGGCAGCTACTGGACCCTGGACCCTGACAGCTACAACATGTTCGAGAATGGCAGCTTCCTGAGAAGGAGACGCCGCTTCACCCGCAAGAGGGGGTCTGAGCCCGAGCCAGAGACCCAAAGGAAGGCCAAGAGCAGGGCCCGGGCTGGGCCAGGTCGCGGGGGCTATCGGGCTGCCGGGATGCCAGACCCTCACAGTGATGCCCAGGAGCAGAGGGGTGCTTCTAGCCAGGCCAGGACTACCACTGGACCATGTCTAGCCCCATCCCTGGAGCTGCCTGAACCCCAGGGTCTATGCCACCCCAATCCAGAGACACCACCCAACGAGAGCCTCTTTGGGGGCCTTGCGGATGCCCTCCCTACCACCCCAGCTGGTCTATACATTTCCACATCTGAGCCACTGGCCCTGCCAGCCTCACAGATGCTGATGGACCTGAAGGAGCCTCCAGAGCCAGCCAGGTCTCCTGGCCAGAGGGTGGACCCTCGAGAGCTGCCGccatcctcctcctcatcttcctcctcttctgctTCTCCATGCCCAGCATTCAGCCTGCCCCCAGGTTTCCCTGCCCCTCAGGGCCCTCAGCCCTCCCCAGCCAGATTTCCAGAGAGCGAAGCCTATGGCAAGGCAGGGCTACCCATCTTTGGCAACTTTGGTGGGACTGAAGCTCTGGGTGGCAGCTACCAGTGCCGGGTCCAAGCTCTGAGCTTCTGCATGGACGAGCGGGGCTGCGGTCCAGCCCTGGATCATTTGCTCACACCTGCTCCAGCTTCCCCAGCCACCCCAACTCAGTCAGCTCCTTTCCAATCCCCACTACCCCTTCGGGGGAACCAGAAGGAGCCCTGGACTGGCGGACCTTTCCCACTCCAAGGAGGAGGAAGCTACCAGCTAGGGCTACCCCACTGCCTCTACCGGACCCCAGGCATGTTCTTTTTTGAATGA